The following coding sequences lie in one Ochotona princeps isolate mOchPri1 unplaced genomic scaffold, mOchPri1.hap1 HAP1_SCAFFOLD_5704, whole genome shotgun sequence genomic window:
- the LOC131479026 gene encoding LOW QUALITY PROTEIN: uncharacterized protein LOC131479026 (The sequence of the model RefSeq protein was modified relative to this genomic sequence to represent the inferred CDS: inserted 3 bases in 3 codons) codes for YQCSASVGEETVLEAVLAVDEDRTELLXAEKLLVSQKNQSEEVGRRLATVYERLEEIDAANAESTAATILRGLGFTEEMQKAQVTTLSGGWRMRVLLXRCLFSDADVLLLDEPTNHLDLEAVQWLTNYLSISSSHMNSSAATMRCAKDKXVVVVSHAREFLNDVCTDMIQFANQTLTYYRGNYDAFETVRATQLLQQQRQADAQQQKIKHMQSFIDRFRYNAKRASLVQSRIKLLKNLPLLETVAADPTLHFNFKEPERLAAPLLQAEDVSFKYEKKRHQKKKNIFGLVVDEDEQEESGARDSDEKNEAEEESQINMCIPTTLSSIIDTAEENREATRLQREIEKHGDKLIVKDMNFSVDMDSRIALCGVNGSGKSTILKLLVGHETPTAGVIHTNGKLRIGFFTQQHVDQLDLTLNAVSSLQARYPEANLKDEQARQWLGQFGISGLLALEPLYILSGGQKSRVALALMAFNNPHILLLDEPTNHLDLDAVQALMAALNNFRGGVVIVSHDSHLLSCVVEEIYYVDEKNHTLCKFKGDFPEYKKQLLKSRK; via the exons tcAGAGGAAGTGGGTAGAAGACTTGCGACGGTATATGAGAGACTCGAAGAAATCGACGCAGCAAATGCAGAGTCGACTGCAGCTACGATACTTAGGGGTTTGGGATTCACAGAAGAAATGCAG AAGGCGCAGGTCACCACCCTCTCCGGTGGCTGGCGCATGCGCGTGTTAC GCCGTTGTCTTTTTAGCGACGCAGATGTTCTTCTTCTAGACGAACCAACGAATCATCTCGATCTGGAAGCAGTGCAGTGGCTAACAAATTATCTTTC tattagtagtagtcaTATGAATAGCAGCGCAGCAACAATGCGATGCGCGAAAGACA ATGTTGTTGTTGTATCGCATGCAAGGGAATTTCTCAATGAT GTGTGTACAGATATGATACAATTCGCAAATCAGACGCTGACATATTATCGTGGAAATTACGATGCCTTTGAGACCGTGAGAGCCACGCAACTTCTTCAGCAACAGCGTCAAGCAGACGCTCAGCAGCAAAAAATTAAACACATGCAATCCTTCATTGATCGATTCAGATACAATGCGAAAAG GGCATCGCTAGTACAGAGTCGTATTAAATTACTGAAGAACCTTCCGCTGCTGGAGACGGTGGCTGCAGACCCGACACTTCACTTCAACTTCAAAGAGCCAGAGCGTCTTGCAGCTCCGTTATTGCAAGCGGAAGACGTATCatttaaatatgaaaagaaacGTCATCAAAAGAAGAAGAACATATTTGGTCTTGTGGTAGACGAAGATGAACAAGAAGAAAGTGGTGCTCGAGACAGTGACGAGAAAAACGAAgcggaggaggag AGTCAAATCAATATGTGTATCCCAACAACACTGAGCTCCATTATAGACACTGCAGAAGAAAACAGGGAAGCAACACGTCTGCAGAGAGAAATTGAAAAGCACGGAGATAAACTCATCGTCAAAGATATGAACTTCTCTGTTGATATGGACTCACGAATTGCT CTCTGCGGAGTCAACGGGAGTGGCAAAAGCACGATTCTGAAACTTCTCGTCGGTCACGAAACTCCAACTGCTGGTGTTATACACACGAACGGAAAATTACGAATTGGCTTCTTCACACAGCAACATGTCGATCAACTAGATCTTACGCTCAATGCTGTCAGTTCTTTACAAGCCAG GTACCCAGAAGCAAATTTGAAAGACGAACAAGCACGCCAGTGGCTCGGACAGTTCGGCATTAGCGGCCTGTTGGCTTTGGAACCTCTGTATATTCTTTCTGGCGGCCAGAAAAGTCGTGTTGCCTTAGCACTCATGGCTTTCAACAATCCTCATATTCTT ctgCTGGATGAACCAACTAATCATCTAGACTTGGACGCAGTGCAG GCTCTTATGGCAGCTTTGAATAATTTCAGAGGAGGTGTAGTTATTGTGAGTCACGATAGTCACCTACTTTCATGTGTCGTAGAAGAAATTTATTATGTGGACGAGAAAAATCATACCCTCTGTAAATTCAAAGGCGATTTTCCGGAATACAAAAAACAACTCCTCAAGTCACGCAAAG